A window of the Podospora bellae-mahoneyi strain CBS 112042 chromosome 6, whole genome shotgun sequence genome harbors these coding sequences:
- the VMA8 gene encoding H(+)-transporting V1 sector ATPase subunit D (EggNog:ENOG503NUXA; COG:C; BUSCO:EOG09264IMV) encodes MSGAADREAVFPTRQSLGIMKAKLKGAETGHSLLKRKSEALTKRFREITRRIDEAKRKMGRVMQIASLSLAEVTYAVGGNIGYQIQESAKSARFRIRAKQENVSGVLLPAFESYQTEGNNDFAMTGLGKGGQQVQRCRETYARAVEALVELASLQTAFVILDEVIKVVNRRVNAIEHVIIPRTENTIKYINSELDELDREEFYRLKKVAGKKQRDTAEQDAEMKARKEAQAAAADEQNQAPNAAADDAPADLLAAEEDEDVIF; translated from the exons ATGTCCGGCGCAGCA gACCGCGAAGCCGTCTTTCCCACCCGGCAATCGCTGGGTATCATGAAAGCAAAGCTCAAAGGCGCCGAAACAGGTCACAGTCTCCTCAAAAGAAAGAGTGAAGCTCTCACCAA ACGCTTCCGCGAAATCACTCGCCGCATCGACGAAGCCAAGCGCAAGATGGGCCGCGTAATGCAaatcgcctccctctccctcgccgaagTCACCTACGCCGTCGGCGGCAACATAGGGTACCAAATCCAGGAATCCGCCAAATCCGCCCGCTTCCGCATCCGCGCCAAGCAGGAAAACGTCTCgggcgtcctcctccccgcgTTTGAGAGCTACCAGACCGAGGGGAACAACGACTTTGCCATGACGGGTCTCGGCAAGGGAGGTCAGCAGGTGCAGCGGTGTCGCGAGACGTAtgcgagggcggtggaggcgctCGTGGAGCTGGCGAGCTTGCAGACGGCGTTCGTGATTTTGGACGAGGTCATCAAGGTGGTGAACAGGCGAGTGAATGCCAT TGAGCATGTCATTATTCCCAGGACGGAGAATACCATCAAGT ATATCAACTCGGAGCTTGACGAACTGGACAGAGAGGAGTTTTACAGATTGAAGAAGGTTGCCGGCAAGAAACAGCGAGACACAGCCGAGCAAGATGCCGAGATGAAGGCTAGGAAAGAAGCGCAAGCTGCAGCTGCAGATGAGCAGAACCAAGCGCCAAATGCCGCGGCAGACGACGCGCCAGCTGATCTGTTggctgcggaggaggatgaagatgtcATCTTCTAA
- a CDS encoding hypothetical protein (EggNog:ENOG503NUQ3; COG:A) codes for MASGQQPIATVYVRNLEERVKPEPLKEALMAIFSEYGNVIDIVVKTNLRAKGQAFVVFDKPESALAAIEEVQGFELFEKPMQVALARTRSDATVKQTGNEEEFDAHKRRRMAEKDKKKALETAEEQKRLKRPLPGAETAVSGRPTKNARGAGLKSTGAGAAAVVPDEYLPPNRILFVQNLPDDFGKDELTGIFSRFEGFREVRTVPGRSGIAFVEYDAEAGAITAKENTAGMALKNGEKTMKVTYQRQ; via the exons ATGGCTTCAGGACAACAGCCAATCGCCAC TGTCTACGTGCGCAACCTCGAAGAGCGCGTCAAGCCCGAACCGCTCAAGGAAGCCCTCATGGCCATCTTCTCCGAGTACGGCAATGTGATCGATATCGTTGTTAAGACCAACCTCAGGGCCAAGGGCCAGGCATTTGTTGTTTTCGACAAGCCCGAGTCCGCCCTCGCGGCTATCGAAGAAGTCCAGGGGTTCGAGTTGTTCGAGAAGCCCATGCAAGTCGCCCTTGCCCGCACTCGAAGCGATGCCACCGTTAAACAGACCGGcaacgaggaggagtttgatgcCCATAAGCGCCGGCGCATGGCAGAGAAGG ACAAAAAGAAGGCGCTCGAGACAGCCGAAGAGCAAAAGCGCCTCAAGCGTCCTCTTCCAGGTGCCGAAACCGCCGTCAGTGGCCGCCCAACCAAGAACGCTCGTGGTGCCGGCCTCAAGTCCaccggtgctggtgccgcCGCTGTCGTACCCGACGAAtacctcccacccaaccgcATTCTCTTCGTTCAGAACCTCCCCGACGACTTTGGCAAGGATGAGCTCACTGGTATTTTCAGCCGCTTCGAAGGTTTCCGCGAAGTCCGTACTGTCCCTGGTCGCAGCGGGATTGCTTTCGTCGAGTACGACGCGGAAGCCGGGGCTATTACTGCCAAGGAGAATACTGCTGGCATGGCGCTGAAGAATGGCGAGAAGACGATGAAGGTCACGTACCAGCGCCAGTAA